A stretch of Methanosphaerula palustris E1-9c DNA encodes these proteins:
- a CDS encoding CBS pair associated ParBc domain-containing protein, with amino-acid sequence MDKKRVKDYMTYDVVTVDAQGIVREVFEKIRKTNHDGFPVVDNGEVVGYIAARDLLFAHPSTQVREVMSSHLIVADPDMSINDAARVIFRSGIQKLPVVDEKNHLVGIVSNSDVIRSQIEHVSPEKVFNFITTLKKLYGIEPTLRRGSVPIEGLLPTQSKIYEDELEGRMYEIRKGLAEPLIVVSRPGKNILVDGHHRAIAAKRLGLSALDAYIIEFTEDIELGMERTARSMHLETLDDIQVLDYARHPLVALTHRLVKRV; translated from the coding sequence ATGGATAAGAAGCGGGTCAAGGACTATATGACCTATGATGTCGTCACCGTCGATGCGCAGGGAATCGTCCGGGAGGTCTTTGAGAAGATCCGGAAGACCAACCACGACGGGTTCCCGGTGGTAGATAACGGTGAGGTGGTCGGGTACATTGCAGCCAGGGATCTCCTCTTCGCCCATCCGTCCACGCAGGTCAGAGAGGTGATGTCCAGTCACCTGATCGTTGCTGACCCGGATATGAGCATCAATGATGCAGCCCGGGTCATCTTCAGGTCAGGGATCCAGAAGCTCCCGGTGGTGGATGAGAAGAACCACCTGGTCGGGATCGTCTCGAACTCGGATGTGATCCGCTCGCAGATCGAGCATGTCTCCCCTGAGAAGGTCTTCAACTTCATCACGACGCTGAAGAAGCTGTACGGGATCGAGCCGACGCTCCGGCGAGGCTCGGTTCCCATTGAGGGCCTCCTCCCGACACAGTCCAAGATCTATGAGGACGAACTGGAAGGACGAATGTACGAGATCAGGAAAGGGCTCGCAGAACCGCTGATCGTGGTCAGTCGGCCGGGGAAGAACATCCTTGTCGATGGCCATCACAGGGCCATCGCGGCGAAGAGGCTCGGTTTGTCGGCGCTGGATGCCTATATCATCGAGTTTACTGAAGATATCGAGCTCGGGATGGAACGGACGGCCCGGTCGATGCACCTTGAGACACTCGACGATATTCAGGTGCTCGACTATGCCCGCCACCCCCTGGTGGCCCTGACCCATCGGCTTGTGAAAAGAGTGTGA
- a CDS encoding HhH-GPD family protein, whose protein sequence is MEIQTALLTGADIEVDRLFYQALAASGPTSDTLSLFVEMVWAFYHAHGRPMAWRETRDPYRILISEVMLQQTQVNRVKEKYPLFIGAFPTFKTLAAAPLSSVLDRWQGLGYNRRAVALHRAAGIVVADWGGHLKEDPADLVTLPGIGKATAASIVAFAFNRPTVFIETNIRRVFIHYFCADRDGVTDGEILPLVERTLDRENPREWYYALMDFGTFIAANHPNPNRKSAHYSKQSRFEGSDRQVRGRLLRLLGIGPASSRDLIGELGEDPVRVDRLLLALQTEGFLEIEGELVRIRS, encoded by the coding sequence GTGGAGATACAGACCGCGTTGCTGACCGGGGCTGATATTGAGGTCGACCGATTGTTTTACCAGGCTCTGGCGGCGTCAGGGCCGACTTCAGATACCCTATCCCTCTTTGTCGAGATGGTTTGGGCGTTCTACCATGCTCATGGACGCCCGATGGCCTGGCGTGAGACGAGGGACCCGTACAGGATCCTGATCTCGGAGGTGATGCTTCAGCAGACACAGGTGAACAGGGTGAAGGAGAAGTACCCCCTGTTCATCGGGGCGTTTCCTACCTTCAAGACCCTCGCGGCAGCACCGCTCTCGTCGGTGCTCGACCGGTGGCAGGGACTAGGTTATAACCGGCGTGCTGTTGCCCTCCACCGGGCGGCCGGCATCGTCGTTGCTGACTGGGGCGGGCATCTCAAAGAGGATCCCGCCGACCTCGTAACCCTGCCTGGGATCGGAAAGGCGACGGCTGCATCTATCGTCGCCTTCGCCTTCAACCGTCCGACCGTCTTCATCGAGACGAACATCCGGCGGGTCTTCATCCACTACTTCTGTGCAGACCGGGATGGAGTCACCGACGGAGAGATCCTTCCGCTGGTTGAGCGGACACTCGATCGAGAGAACCCTCGTGAGTGGTACTATGCCCTGATGGACTTTGGCACCTTCATCGCCGCGAACCATCCGAACCCCAACCGGAAGAGCGCCCATTATTCGAAACAGTCCCGGTTTGAGGGATCAGACCGGCAAGTGCGGGGCCGGCTCCTCCGCCTGCTCGGGATCGGGCCGGCCAGCAGCAGAGACCTGATCGGTGAACTTGGCGAGGATCCTGTTCGCGTGGATCGGCTGCTTCTGGCCCTTCAGACGGAGGGGTTCCTTGAGATCGAGGGCGAACTGGTCAGGATCCGGTCATGA
- a CDS encoding nucleotidyltransferase family protein, with product MKVCIMCGGEGTRLRPLTFERPKPCIPIVNRPSIQHLVSHLSNLGFNEVVITLGYMGSSIEEALGDGSLYGVDITYVHEKVKMGTAGSVKNAQEYLDGQPFLVVGGDHVTDLNVLEFYREHRRGNHIATIGLISIDDPSEYGIAEIDVSYEIKRFKEKPAPGEIFSNLASTGMYIFNPEVFDHIPAGTKYDFARDLFPALMNEGHVLKGWLARGNWTDVGSPSSLRVAERWKLQEMSATNISGNLAMKGAHVLGPVQLGDSISLGSNTRVIGPVAIGAGTIIEKDVLIGPYTSIGEDCHIKANAKIFSSSLYNRIVVGKNSTVSGSIIDNDTVIREDCSIENDTVIGPRVMIQRGVVIHSKTRLWPETVIPEGTIVKEHVLNKKFDPRCEGS from the coding sequence ATGAAGGTCTGTATCATGTGCGGAGGAGAGGGGACCCGCCTCCGTCCACTCACGTTTGAGCGTCCAAAGCCATGTATACCCATCGTCAATCGACCCTCGATACAGCACCTCGTCTCGCACCTCTCCAACCTCGGTTTCAACGAGGTGGTGATCACCCTCGGGTACATGGGGTCGTCCATCGAGGAGGCTCTCGGCGATGGTTCCCTTTATGGCGTGGACATCACCTATGTCCATGAGAAGGTGAAGATGGGAACTGCAGGAAGCGTAAAGAACGCCCAAGAGTACCTGGACGGGCAACCATTCCTTGTGGTCGGAGGGGATCATGTCACCGATCTAAACGTCCTCGAGTTCTACCGCGAACACCGTCGTGGTAACCATATCGCCACCATCGGGCTGATCAGCATCGATGACCCCTCTGAGTACGGGATCGCAGAGATCGATGTCAGTTACGAGATCAAACGATTCAAAGAGAAGCCGGCGCCAGGGGAGATCTTCAGCAACCTGGCCTCGACCGGGATGTACATCTTCAACCCCGAGGTCTTCGACCACATCCCAGCCGGCACCAAGTACGACTTCGCCCGCGACCTCTTCCCTGCCCTGATGAATGAAGGGCATGTTCTGAAGGGCTGGCTCGCCCGGGGCAACTGGACCGATGTCGGGAGTCCCAGTTCGTTGCGGGTCGCCGAACGGTGGAAATTGCAGGAGATGTCAGCCACCAACATCAGCGGCAATCTGGCGATGAAGGGAGCCCATGTCCTCGGACCGGTCCAGCTCGGGGACTCGATCTCGCTCGGTTCCAACACCCGGGTGATCGGGCCGGTTGCGATCGGGGCCGGGACGATCATCGAGAAGGATGTGCTGATCGGTCCGTACACCTCGATCGGCGAGGACTGTCATATCAAGGCCAACGCCAAGATCTTCTCTTCCTCCCTGTACAACCGGATCGTCGTCGGGAAGAACAGCACGGTCAGCGGTTCGATCATCGACAATGACACCGTGATTCGGGAGGACTGCAGCATCGAGAACGACACCGTCATCGGTCCGCGGGTGATGATCCAGCGCGGGGTCGTGATCCACTCCAAGACCCGGCTCTGGCCGGAGACCGTCATCCCCGAGGGGACGATCGTCAAAGAACATGTGCTGAATAAAAAGTTTGATCCCCGGTGCGAAGGATCCTAG
- a CDS encoding alpha/beta fold hydrolase codes for MVVESMPYITVGKENSGDIDLYYEDHGTGDPIVLIHGWPLSGASWEKQIQILIDAGYRVITYDRRGFGNSDKPLFGYDYTTFVEDLHSLVNRLGLQDMVLVGFSMGGGEVARYIGMYGSERVKKAVFISAIPPFLLKTADNPDGVDSSVFEGLRQGVIADRPAFLSQFLSNFYNVDVLGGKLISDQAIQLSWDVASLASPKGTLDCISAWLTDFRKDLAHIDVPTLIVHGDSDRICPLPVTGERTHEAVKESKLVVVEDGPHGLNWTHAEQLNRALLDFLGPSTGT; via the coding sequence ATGGTGGTAGAATCTATGCCTTATATTACTGTAGGTAAGGAAAACTCAGGAGATATTGATCTCTACTATGAGGACCATGGAACAGGGGATCCGATTGTACTGATTCATGGATGGCCTCTGTCAGGTGCCTCATGGGAGAAACAGATACAGATTCTGATCGATGCGGGGTACCGAGTGATAACGTACGACCGCAGGGGATTTGGAAACTCTGACAAGCCGCTATTTGGCTATGATTACACTACCTTCGTTGAGGATCTGCACTCTCTCGTGAATAGACTTGGTCTTCAGGATATGGTTCTGGTTGGTTTCTCCATGGGTGGCGGCGAGGTGGCCCGATATATCGGTATGTATGGATCCGAGCGTGTCAAAAAGGCGGTCTTTATCTCTGCAATCCCGCCATTCCTGTTAAAGACTGCGGACAATCCTGATGGGGTGGACAGCAGTGTCTTCGAAGGGCTGAGGCAGGGGGTAATCGCTGACCGGCCGGCATTCCTCTCCCAGTTCCTCTCGAATTTCTATAATGTTGACGTCCTTGGTGGAAAGTTGATCAGCGACCAGGCCATTCAACTCAGTTGGGATGTTGCGTCTCTTGCCTCTCCCAAGGGCACGCTGGACTGTATCTCGGCTTGGCTGACTGATTTCCGAAAAGATCTCGCCCACATCGATGTGCCTACCTTGATCGTTCACGGCGACAGCGACCGGATCTGCCCGCTTCCCGTCACAGGAGAACGCACCCATGAGGCGGTAAAGGAGAGTAAACTTGTGGTCGTCGAGGACGGGCCGCATGGGTTGAACTGGACTCACGCCGAACAGTTGAACCGTGCTCTGCTGGACTTCCTTGGTCCCTCGACCGGGACCTGA
- a CDS encoding acylphosphatase, whose amino-acid sequence MGVEILITGRVQSVGFRACVKRIAESLIINGEVMNMTDGRVRVYAVTEAVILEKFISMLYSCPRAIIRDIRVHEIEGADFQDFSIRRGLF is encoded by the coding sequence ATGGGTGTCGAGATCCTGATCACTGGCCGTGTTCAGTCCGTCGGATTTCGTGCCTGTGTGAAGCGGATAGCCGAGTCCCTGATCATCAACGGCGAGGTGATGAACATGACCGATGGCAGGGTCAGGGTCTATGCGGTGACGGAGGCGGTGATCCTGGAGAAGTTTATATCGATGCTGTACAGCTGTCCGCGTGCGATCATCCGGGATATCCGGGTGCATGAGATTGAGGGGGCTGATTTTCAGGATTTTTCTATCAGGCGCGGTCTTTTTTAA